From the genome of Vigna angularis cultivar LongXiaoDou No.4 chromosome 11, ASM1680809v1, whole genome shotgun sequence, one region includes:
- the LOC108334466 gene encoding multiprotein-bridging factor 1b, translating to MSGVGPLSQDWEPVVLRKKAPTSAARKDEKAVNAARRTGADIDTIKKYNAGTNKSASSSTSLNTKRLDDDTENLAHDRVPTELKKAIMQARMDKKLTQSQLAQLINEKPQIIQEYESGKAIPNQQIIGKLERALGAKLRGKK from the exons ATGTCAGGAGTCGGACCTCTGTCGCAGGATTGGGAACCGGTGGTGCTTCGCAAGAAAGCCCCTACTTCCGCCGCCCGCAAGGATGAGAAAGCCGTCAACGCCGCTCGCCGCACCGGCGCCGACATCGACaccataaaaaaat ATAATGCTGGAACAAACAAATCTGCTTCTAGTAGCACTTCATTGAATACTAAAAGGCTGGATGATGATACCGAGAATCTAGCTC ATGATCGGGTACCCACTGAACTGAAGAAAGCTATAATGCAGGCCCGGATGGACAAGAAACTAACTCAGTCTCAGCTTGCTCAA TTGATCAATGAGAAGCCTCAAATAATCCAGGAGTACGAGTCGGGGAAGGCCATTCCAAACCAGCAGATAATTGGCAAGTTGGAGAGAGCCCTTGGTGCCAAACTGCGTGGCAAGAAATGA
- the LOC108323746 gene encoding probable serine/threonine-protein kinase PBL23 has translation MDEDYDYRRKAKIALIAILVFASLAVFALFVAFTYYCYILNKVSNRRKSLKKVEDANLNENSDFANLQVIAEKGLQVFTFKQLHSATGGFSKSNVIGHGGFGLVYRGVLNNGRKVAIKFMDQAGKQGEEEFKVEVELLSRLHSPYLLALLGYCSDSNHKLLVYEFMANGGLQEHLYPVNNSIITPIKLDWETRLRIALEAARGLEYLHEHVSPPVIHRDFKSSNILLDKKFHAKVSDFGLAKLGPDRAGGHVSTRVLGTQGYVAPEYALTGHLTTKSDVYSYGVVLLELLTGRVPVDMKRPPGEGVLVSWALPLLTDREKVVKIMDPSLEGQYSMKEVVQVAAIAAMCVQPEADYRPLMADVVQSLVPLVKTQRSPSKVGSCSSFHSPKLSPGPTST, from the exons ATGGACGAAGATTATGACTACAGAAGGAAGGCCAAGATTGCTCTCATCGCCATTTTGGTCTTCGCTTCCCTCGCCGTCTTTGCCTTGTTCGTTGCCTTTACTTACTACTGCTACATCCTCAACAAGGTCTCCAACCGCCGCAAAAGCCTCAAAAAAG TTGAAGACGCAAACCTTAATGAGAATAGTGACTTTGCAAATCTGCAAGTTATTGCCGAGAAAGGACTTCAGGTGTTCACTTTCAAGCAGCTGCATTCTGCAACAGGGGGCTTCAGCAAGTCGAATGTCATTGGTCATGGTGGATTTGGACTTGTTTACCGGGGAGTGCTCAATAATGGCAGGAAAGTTGCCATTAAATTCATGGATCAGGCAGGAAAGCAGGGGGAAGAAGAATTTAAAGTAGAG GTGGAATTGCTAAGCCGGTTGCATTCACCATATCTACTGGCATTGCTTGGGTACTGCTCTGATAGTAATCATAAATTGCTGGTGTATGAATTTATGGCTAATGGTGGACTGCAGGAACATCTTTATCCTGTTAACA ATTCTATTATTACACCCATAAAGTTGGATTGGGAAACTCGATTAAGAATAGCACTTGAAGCTGCTAGGGGGTTAGAATATCTTCATGAGCATGTCAGTCCCCCAGTTATTCACAGAGATTTTAAGAGCAGTAACATCCTCTTGGATAAGAAATTTCATGCCAAAGTTTCTGATTTTGGATTGGCAAAGCTGGGACCTGATAGAGCTGGTGGACATGTTTCAACTCGAGTTTTGGGCACCCAAGGATATGTTGCTCCCGA ATATGCACTAACAGGGCATTTAACCACAAAATCAGATGTGTACAGTTATGGTGTTGTACTTTTGGAGCTGCTCACTGGCCGAGTGCCAGTAGATATGAAGAGACCTCCCGGAGAAGGTGTTCTTGTTTCTTGG GCTCTGCCTCTTTTGACCGATAGGGAAAAGGTTGTAAAGATTATGGATCCTTCATTGGAGGGACAGTACTCTATGAAAGAGGTTGTCCAGGTGGCTGCAATTGCTGCAATGTGTGTGCAACCCGAGGCAGACTATCGTCCTCTCATGGCAGATGTTGTGCAGTCATTGGTTCCACTGGTTAAGACTCAAAGGTCCCCTTCAAAGGTGGGAAGCTGCTCTAGTTTCCACTCTCCCAAGTTGTCCCCCGGCCCAACATCTACTTAG
- the LOC108318765 gene encoding peroxidase P7: protein MTSFSRTLFFVAHFLLSLLSSSTNAQLSTNFYDKTCPNLQTIVRNSMEQAINGEARLGASILRLFFHDCFVNGCDASLLLDDTGTFVGEKNAAPNRNSVRGYEVIDAIKTKVEAGCNGIVSCADILALAARDGVVLLGGPSWTVALGRRDATTASESAANAQLPSPFSDLPTLTSAFDAKGLSARDLTVLSGGHSIGQAQCQLFRARIYNGTNIDTSFAASRRSICPSSGGDTNLSPLDSLTPIRFDNNYFSELVAGRGLLISDQVLFDGGSQDPLVRIYSDNNAAFFRDFSEAMIKMGHITPLTGTAGEIRSNCRVVN from the exons ATGACATCCTTCTCACGTACCCTCTTCTTTGTTGCACACTTCcttctttctctcctttcttcttcaacCAATGCACAGCTTTCTACCAACTTCTACGATAAAACTTGTCCCAATCTTCAAACCATTGTCAGAAATTCAATGGAGCAAGCCATCAATGGAGAAGCTCGACTTGGAGCCTCTATACTCCGATTGTTCTTCCACGATTGTTTTGTGAAT GGCTGCGATGCATCACTTTTATTGGATGACACTGGCACATTTGTTGGTGAGAAAAATGCAGCACCAAACAGAAATTCAGTGAGGGGTTACGAAGTGATAGATGCCATTAAAACCAAGGTTGAAGCTGGTTGCAATGGCATTGTCTCTTGTGCTGATATTCTGGCACTTGCAGCAAGAGATGGAGTAGTTCTG CTTGGGGGACCTTCATGGACAGTAGCTCTAGGTCGAAGAGACGCAACAACAGCAAGCGAAAGCGCAGCCAACGCCCAACTCCCTTCTCCGTTCTCCGACCTTCCCACACTCACCAGCGCCTTCGACGCCAAAGGCTTGAGCGCGCGTGATCTCACCGTGCTCTCCGGCGGCCACAGCATAGGCCAAGCGCAGTGCCAGCTTTTCAGAGCTCGCATCTACAACGGAACCAACATCGACACTAGCTTCGCCGCGTCAAGAAGAAGCATTTGCCCTTCCTCCGGTGGGGACACCAACTTGTCCCCTCTGGACTCCCTCACTCCCATTCGTTTCGACAACAACTACTTCTCCGAGTTGGTGGCTGGCCGTGGCCTTCTCATCTCAGATCAAGTGCTCTTCGATGGTGGCTCTCAAGACCCTTTGGTGAGAATTTACAGCGACAATAATGCTGCGTTTTTTCGTGATTTTAGTGAAGCCATGATCAAGATGGGTCATATCACTCCTCTCACTGGAACCGCTGGTGAGATCAGAAGTAATTGCAGGGTTGTCAATTGA
- the LOC128194636 gene encoding uncharacterized mitochondrial protein AtMg00810-like, which yields MEINCIKELLHQRFHIKNLGELKYFLGLEVARSKKGIHLSQRKYALDILEETGMLGCKPSTTPFLSDTCPLYKTDSYLDDPTLYRKLIGKLLYLTNTRPDLCFTINLLSQFMQNPTSYHYRAVQHILRYIKSEPSQGLFFAADSRMQLKGFSDSDWATCPNTRRSTTGFCVFLGSSLISWKSKKQKTVSRSSTEAEYRALATTVCEIQWLRYLLQDLQIEESGTPILYCDNRSARHIAHNQSFHERTKHIELDCHVVREKIQEGLLHLLPIRSDEQLADIFTKFSHRVQFRTTVPKLGLMSIYRPA from the coding sequence ATGGAAATCAACTGCATAAAAGAGTTACTTCACCAAAGATTTCACATAAAGAATTTAGGGGAACTCAAGTATTTCCTTGGGTTGGAAGTGGCCAGATCTAAAAAAGGGATCCACTTATCCCAAAGAAAGTATGCTCTCGACATACTTGAGGAGACTGGAATGCTTGGATGCAAACCCTCTACTACTCCTTTTCTAAGTGACACATGCCCTCTGTATAAAACAGACAGCTACCTTGATGATCCTACTCTCTACAGAAAATTGATAGGGAAGCTTCTTTACCTTACAAATACTAGGCCTGATTTATGTTTCACAATTAATTTGCTTTCGCAATTTATGCAAAACCCTACCAGTTATCACTATCGTGCTGTCCAACACATTCTCAGGTACATCAAGTCCGAACCATCTCAAGGATTATTTTTTGCTGCTGATTCTCGTATGCAACTAAAGGGCTTTAGTGACTCTGATTGGGCCACTTGTCCCAACACTCGAAGATCCACCACAGGCTTCTGTGTCTTCCTTGGATCGTCTCTCATTTCCTGGAAGTCTAAGAAGCAGAAGACGGTCTCCAGGTCTTCCACAGAAGCTGAATACCGTGCTCTTGCTACCACTGTATGTGAAATACAGTGGCTTCGTTACCTTCTACAGGACCTTCAGATAGAAGAATCCGGAACCCCTATTTTATACTGCGACAACAGGTCTGCGAGACATATTGCTCATAATCAGAGCTTTCACGAACGCACCAAGCACATCGAGCTCGACTGCCATGTCGTTCGTGAGAAGATACAAGAGGGCCTTCTTCATCTCCTTCCCATTCGATCCGACGAGCAACTGGCTGACATCTTCACTAAATTTTCGCACCGCGTCCAGTTCAGAACGACTGTTCCCAAGCTTGGACTGATGAGTATATACcgtccagcttga